A genomic region of Pongo pygmaeus isolate AG05252 chromosome 7, NHGRI_mPonPyg2-v2.0_pri, whole genome shotgun sequence contains the following coding sequences:
- the TCIM gene encoding transcriptional and immune response regulator, whose translation MKAKRSHQAIIMSTSLRVSPSIHGYHFDTASRKKAVGNIFENIDQESLQRLFRNSGDKKAEERAKIIFAIDQDVEEKTRALMALKKRTKDKLFQFLKLRKYSIKVH comes from the coding sequence ATGAAAGCAAAGCGAAGCCACCAAGCCATCATCATGTCCACGTCGCTACGAGTCAGCCCGTCCATCCATGGCTACCACTTCGACACAGCCTCTCGTAAGAAAGCCGTGGGCAACATCTTTGAAAACATAGACCAGGAATCACTACAAAGGCTCTTCAGAAACTCTGGAGACAAGAAAGCAGAGGAGAGGGCCAAGATCATTTTTGCCATAGATCAAGATGTGGAGGAGAAAACACGTGCCCTGATGGCCTTGAAGAAGAGGACAAAAGACAAGCTTTTCCAGTTTCTGAAGCTGCGGAAATATTCCATCAAAGTTCACTGA